In Armatimonadota bacterium, the following proteins share a genomic window:
- a CDS encoding AAA family ATPase — translation MSPILPGEIQLSEEQLSAYRQIEGSLVGGRLVFVTGRAGTGKSTLLRHLRANLQLKGVTLAPTGIAALNAGGQTIHSFFNFPLGPMDPETAEIPVFRGGQPKSRLINSLQMVFLDEVSMVRADLMDAIHLSLMRNRKSGYAFGGVPIVAFGDIWQLEPVVGGPAEQEFLAHHFNSPFFFDSRVVKDVGIDVIELKTVHRQANDPDFLYILDQIRSGDPQEVHLINERVGEPAEGATLTLTVTNARANLINNRHLMELPYPERHYPAKVEGNFGRELPADENLRLKPGARVMFVKNGKEWVNGSLGTVVGTDEFSAQVQLDEGGAVVEVNPEVWEKSRYGWDRLRNQIVTEPIGSFTQLPLKLAWAVTIHKSQGLTFDRIHIDLDRPAFSHGQVYVALSRCRTLAGLSLTRPVNERDLIVNPHALDFAQRAGLLS, via the coding sequence ATGTCCCCCATCCTCCCGGGAGAAATCCAACTTTCAGAAGAACAGCTTTCCGCCTACCGCCAAATCGAAGGGTCGCTCGTCGGTGGGAGGCTGGTCTTTGTCACAGGGCGGGCGGGAACCGGCAAATCCACCCTGCTCCGGCACCTCCGGGCCAACCTCCAGCTCAAGGGCGTCACCCTAGCCCCGACCGGCATCGCTGCCCTCAATGCCGGCGGCCAAACCATCCACAGCTTCTTCAACTTTCCCCTGGGGCCCATGGATCCGGAAACGGCCGAGATTCCTGTGTTCCGGGGCGGCCAACCCAAAAGCCGTCTCATCAACAGCCTCCAAATGGTCTTTTTGGACGAGGTGAGCATGGTGCGCGCCGACCTGATGGACGCCATCCACCTCTCCTTGATGCGGAACCGGAAATCGGGATACGCGTTCGGCGGCGTGCCGATCGTGGCCTTTGGAGACATCTGGCAACTGGAACCGGTGGTCGGGGGACCGGCCGAACAAGAATTCCTGGCCCACCATTTCAACAGCCCGTTCTTCTTTGATTCCAGGGTAGTCAAAGATGTCGGAATCGACGTCATCGAACTCAAAACAGTCCATCGGCAAGCCAACGACCCGGATTTCCTCTACATCCTTGACCAAATCCGGTCTGGCGACCCGCAAGAAGTCCATCTAATCAACGAGAGGGTCGGCGAACCTGCCGAAGGAGCAACCTTGACCCTCACCGTTACCAATGCCCGCGCCAACCTAATCAACAACCGGCACCTGATGGAACTGCCCTACCCCGAGAGGCACTATCCCGCCAAGGTCGAGGGCAACTTTGGGCGTGAACTCCCAGCCGATGAAAACTTGCGGCTGAAACCTGGGGCCCGGGTGATGTTCGTCAAAAATGGCAAAGAGTGGGTCAACGGATCATTGGGAACCGTGGTCGGGACCGACGAATTTTCCGCCCAAGTCCAACTCGATGAAGGAGGGGCCGTCGTAGAAGTCAATCCTGAGGTTTGGGAGAAGAGCCGCTACGGCTGGGATCGGCTCCGGAACCAAATCGTGACCGAACCCATCGGCAGTTTCACTCAGCTCCCTCTCAAACTGGCGTGGGCGGTGACGATCCACAAATCACAGGGGCTCACGTTCGACCGGATCCATATCGACCTGGACAGGCCCGCATTCAGCCACGGCCAAGTGTATGTTGCACTGTCCCGGTGCCGCACCTTGGCCGGGCTTTCCCTCACCAGGCCGGTTAACGAACGCGACCTCATCGTCAATCCGCACGCCTTGGATTTTGCCCAGAGAGCCGGCCTACTCTCCTAA
- a CDS encoding TIGR00266 family protein, whose product MRHEILFQPEFAVAKIMLEPGEAIRAESGAMMSMTANMHLDSSITGGLGKMFGRMLTGESAFQSTYTAQNGPGEVLLAPSLPGDIAVVDVSQRSMIVTSGCFLAGDVRLDFKTQTSMKGFFGGEGLFMTEISGPGLLLLSSYGAILPIELAPGQPYIVDTGHLVAFHSGMGYNLRKATRSLLGTVTSGEGIVAEMVGPGTVYTQTRTLSALVAMMPSRG is encoded by the coding sequence ATGCGACACGAAATCCTTTTCCAGCCTGAGTTCGCCGTGGCCAAGATCATGCTCGAACCAGGCGAGGCGATCCGGGCAGAAAGCGGGGCCATGATGAGCATGACGGCAAACATGCACCTGGATTCCAGCATCACGGGCGGCCTGGGCAAAATGTTTGGGCGGATGCTGACCGGGGAATCGGCCTTTCAATCCACTTACACGGCTCAGAATGGCCCGGGTGAGGTCTTGCTGGCCCCAAGTCTTCCCGGAGACATTGCCGTGGTCGATGTCAGCCAGCGATCCATGATCGTAACCAGCGGGTGCTTTTTGGCCGGGGACGTGCGGCTCGACTTCAAAACCCAAACCAGCATGAAAGGGTTTTTTGGCGGGGAAGGCTTGTTCATGACAGAAATCAGTGGTCCGGGCCTGCTTTTGCTCAGCAGCTACGGGGCGATCTTGCCGATCGAGTTGGCCCCCGGCCAACCCTACATTGTGGATACCGGCCACTTGGTGGCGTTCCACTCGGGCATGGGTTACAACCTCCGCAAAGCCACGCGCAGCCTCCTTGGAACGGTCACCAGTGGGGAAGGGATCGTGGCAGAAATGGTCGGCCCGGGCACCGTGTACACGCAGACGCGGACTTTAAGCGCCTTGGTTGCCATGATGCCATCGCGGGGCTGA
- a CDS encoding threonine--tRNA ligase, producing MAQEKYEDSHLYKLRHSAAHLMAQAITELYPGSKLAIGPPIENGFYYDIDFPEPISEHDLGKIEQRMRELANLNQPIIRQVAPDVESARKVILEECTLGQGEETALYKLQLLDAIPAGEEVSFYDQQAVDKQGKTRRFIDLCRGPHIESTGAIKHFKLMSLAGAYWRGDVKNKQLTRIYGTAFETKEELELYLHNLEEAKKRDHRKLGRELGLFMFSEKVGQGLPLWLPKGAMLRDVLSDFLKMEQARRGYQGVVTPNIASKRLYEKSGHILTYREKMFPFMEDEEKETFILKPMNCPFHIEIYSSALRSYRDLPVRLAEFGTVYRYEQSGELAGMLRVRGFTQDDAHLFVRPDQLLDEFKGVVDLMMVVLAKLGLTDYRVRVGTRDVENAKYVGHDENWQLSEAAIMQACDELGLEYEVSPGDAAFYGPKLDLIIKDALGREWQMGTVQVDYNLPERFELEYIGEDSKPHRPIMIHRAPFGSLERMIGLLTEQYAGAFPFWLAPVQVAVLPIADRHVGYAKHIASQLQGYASKLVAEGDQVPFEPAEIPSPGLRVEIDASRQTLGKKIRESQRLKIPYMLIIGDNDAEAGTVGVRNREEGDLGAMDLGTFARLAEEKQ from the coding sequence ATGGCACAAGAAAAGTACGAAGATTCACACCTTTATAAGTTGCGGCATTCCGCTGCACACCTGATGGCCCAAGCCATCACGGAACTTTATCCCGGCTCCAAGCTGGCAATCGGCCCGCCGATCGAAAATGGTTTTTATTACGACATCGACTTTCCGGAGCCGATTAGCGAACATGATCTAGGCAAGATCGAACAGCGGATGCGCGAGTTGGCCAACCTGAACCAACCGATCATTAGGCAAGTTGCGCCCGACGTCGAATCCGCGCGGAAGGTGATTTTGGAAGAATGCACGCTGGGGCAAGGGGAAGAAACGGCCCTTTACAAACTCCAACTCCTGGACGCGATCCCTGCCGGGGAAGAGGTCAGTTTTTACGACCAACAGGCTGTGGACAAACAAGGCAAAACACGGCGGTTCATCGACCTTTGTCGTGGGCCGCATATTGAATCGACGGGGGCGATCAAGCATTTCAAACTCATGTCTTTGGCGGGTGCCTATTGGCGTGGCGACGTCAAAAACAAGCAGCTGACACGAATTTATGGCACGGCTTTCGAAACCAAAGAAGAGCTCGAACTCTATTTGCACAACCTGGAAGAAGCCAAAAAGCGCGATCACCGCAAACTCGGCCGGGAGCTTGGCTTGTTCATGTTCAGCGAAAAGGTGGGGCAAGGATTGCCGCTGTGGCTGCCCAAAGGAGCGATGCTACGCGATGTCCTCAGCGACTTCCTCAAAATGGAACAAGCCCGTCGCGGTTACCAAGGGGTGGTGACCCCGAACATCGCCAGCAAGCGGCTTTATGAGAAATCGGGGCACATTCTCACCTACCGCGAAAAGATGTTCCCGTTTATGGAAGATGAGGAGAAAGAGACATTCATCCTAAAGCCGATGAACTGTCCGTTCCACATTGAAATATATAGCTCTGCGCTAAGAAGTTATCGCGATCTGCCGGTTCGGCTTGCTGAATTCGGGACGGTTTACCGATATGAGCAGAGCGGCGAGCTTGCCGGAATGCTCAGGGTGCGCGGGTTCACACAGGATGACGCCCACTTGTTTGTCCGCCCGGATCAATTGCTCGACGAGTTCAAGGGCGTCGTCGATCTGATGATGGTCGTGTTGGCCAAGCTGGGATTGACCGACTACCGGGTGAGGGTTGGGACTCGCGACGTCGAAAATGCCAAATATGTCGGTCATGACGAAAACTGGCAACTGAGCGAAGCGGCCATCATGCAAGCGTGCGACGAACTCGGCTTAGAATATGAGGTTTCTCCGGGAGATGCCGCCTTTTATGGCCCAAAACTCGACCTGATTATCAAAGACGCTCTGGGCCGGGAGTGGCAGATGGGGACTGTGCAGGTGGATTACAACTTGCCAGAGCGGTTTGAGTTGGAATACATCGGCGAAGACAGCAAACCCCACCGGCCGATTATGATCCACCGGGCGCCGTTTGGCAGTTTGGAACGGATGATCGGGTTGTTGACGGAACAGTATGCCGGTGCGTTCCCATTTTGGCTGGCCCCAGTGCAAGTTGCCGTTTTGCCCATCGCCGACCGGCATGTCGGTTATGCCAAGCACATCGCCTCGCAGTTGCAAGGATATGCAAGCAAATTAGTGGCCGAAGGCGATCAAGTCCCGTTTGAACCGGCGGAAATCCCCTCGCCCGGGCTCCGGGTGGAGATTGATGCCAGCCGGCAAACCCTAGGAAAGAAAATTCGCGAGTCCCAGAGGCTCAAAATCCCCTACATGCTGATCATCGGCGACAATGATGCCGAAGCGGGCACGGTTGGGGTCCGGAACCGGGAAGAGGGTGACTTGGGGGCCATGGATTTGGGCACATTTGCGCGGCTTGCCGAAGAAAAACAGTAA
- a CDS encoding DUF3800 domain-containing protein — protein MASIDPQYPVFVLVFVIFHKDSYIDAAVPAIQRLKFRWWGHDNVVLHTSDIKRNRGPFAFLFDSAKREVFLSDLDKTVDSLDFTLIAAVIDKNKHKQRYSTPHNPYEIALKFCMERLSMHLKDLSAVDKKTFLIVEHRGQKEDKDLELAFRRICDGENAMNQQMCNFDITFMNKKCNSTGLQIADLCATPIGTRHLNPSSQSRSYQTVSSKFRKSPAGVPDGYGMKVFP, from the coding sequence ATGGCATCGATAGATCCACAGTACCCAGTGTTCGTACTTGTCTTCGTAATTTTTCATAAGGATAGCTATATTGATGCGGCAGTACCGGCTATTCAACGCTTGAAGTTTCGTTGGTGGGGCCACGATAACGTCGTTCTTCACACGAGCGACATAAAGCGCAATCGAGGCCCATTCGCTTTCCTATTTGACAGTGCTAAGAGAGAAGTTTTCCTTAGCGATTTGGACAAAACCGTTGACTCACTAGATTTTACGCTCATTGCAGCAGTCATTGACAAAAACAAACATAAACAGCGGTACAGTACCCCGCACAACCCTTATGAAATTGCTTTAAAGTTTTGCATGGAACGACTATCCATGCATCTTAAAGACCTTAGTGCAGTTGACAAGAAGACATTTTTGATCGTTGAGCATCGTGGACAAAAAGAAGATAAAGACTTGGAGCTCGCATTTAGACGCATCTGTGACGGCGAAAATGCCATGAATCAACAAATGTGCAATTTTGACATTACTTTCATGAACAAAAAATGTAATTCCACCGGCCTTCAAATCGCTGACTTGTGCGCAACTCCAATCGGCACAAGACACCTTAATCCAAGTAGTCAAAGTCGAAGCTACCAAACAGTAAGTTCGAAGTTCCGAAAATCACCAGCGGGCGTACCTGATGGATATGGGATGAAAGTCTTTCCATAA
- a CDS encoding prepilin-type N-terminal cleavage/methylation domain-containing protein, with the protein MRRRRAFTLVEIMIVVMIIGIILMIAVPSWMRIREKTQITSCMENLRVINEAKAHWGMENNMGSNDTPTEADLAPVYLKKYPKCPGSGTYTIGDISTEASCSVHGTRSVPIGTP; encoded by the coding sequence ATGCGTCGTCGTCGAGCCTTCACCCTTGTAGAAATCATGATCGTGGTGATGATCATTGGGATCATCCTGATGATTGCCGTCCCGAGCTGGATGCGGATCCGGGAAAAGACGCAGATCACCTCCTGCATGGAGAACCTTCGGGTGATCAACGAAGCCAAAGCCCACTGGGGCATGGAGAACAATATGGGCTCAAACGACACGCCGACCGAGGCCGACCTGGCACCGGTCTATCTGAAGAAGTACCCCAAGTGCCCTGGCAGCGGAACTTATACGATCGGCGACATTAGCACTGAGGCCAGTTGCAGCGTCCATGGGACGCGGTCGGTTCCGATCGGCACGCCTTAA
- a CDS encoding glycosyltransferase family 4 protein, whose translation MRIVIHDYAGHPFQVQLSRYLAGLGHDVLHIYSSSISGTPQGALTRQPGDPAGFEAHGISLGYTIDKTKFFQVYFQDDVKHAALAVEQVERFQPDVVMAANTPLRINAALQEHCWRHNAKFVFWVQDLFGEAAKRILAGKWGGMGSFAGAYMQAFEHRLLKKSDAIVLIAEAFRGHIPKVSCPVEVIENWAPLEEMPLRDRVNPWGAKHGLAETRNFIYSGTLGMKHNPDLLVGVAKAFQEVSDVRMVVISQGKGMEYLTAAKAEMGLGNLVLLPFQDFADLPDVMATADVLVAILEPDAGVFSVPSKVLSYLCAGRGILLAVPPENLAARIVAENGAGMVVPPTDVPAFVAAAREMLAGDLSGYGSAARAYAERTFDIDAIAARFLDVFSLAGVRV comes from the coding sequence ATGAGGATTGTGATCCACGATTATGCGGGCCACCCGTTTCAGGTTCAACTGAGTCGATATTTGGCCGGATTGGGGCACGATGTGCTCCACATATATTCCTCCTCGATCAGCGGGACGCCCCAGGGGGCGCTCACCCGCCAGCCGGGCGACCCGGCTGGATTCGAGGCCCACGGCATCAGCCTGGGCTATACCATCGACAAGACGAAGTTCTTTCAGGTCTATTTTCAGGACGATGTGAAGCACGCCGCTCTGGCCGTGGAGCAGGTTGAGCGGTTCCAACCGGATGTGGTCATGGCGGCCAACACCCCTTTGAGGATCAATGCCGCGCTCCAGGAGCATTGTTGGCGGCACAATGCCAAGTTCGTTTTTTGGGTTCAAGATCTTTTTGGGGAAGCAGCCAAACGCATCCTGGCGGGCAAGTGGGGTGGCATGGGTTCGTTTGCCGGCGCCTACATGCAGGCGTTTGAACACCGGCTTCTCAAGAAGAGTGATGCCATCGTGCTGATCGCCGAAGCCTTCCGTGGACACATCCCCAAAGTGTCTTGCCCGGTAGAAGTGATCGAAAACTGGGCTCCTTTGGAAGAGATGCCGCTTCGGGATCGGGTGAATCCTTGGGGGGCCAAGCACGGATTGGCCGAAACGCGTAACTTCATCTATTCGGGAACCTTAGGGATGAAGCACAACCCTGACCTTTTGGTGGGGGTTGCAAAAGCGTTCCAGGAAGTTTCCGATGTGCGGATGGTGGTGATCTCTCAAGGCAAGGGGATGGAGTATCTGACCGCGGCTAAGGCCGAAATGGGTTTGGGCAACCTTGTTTTGTTGCCGTTCCAGGACTTTGCCGATTTGCCCGACGTGATGGCAACGGCCGACGTGTTGGTGGCGATTTTGGAGCCGGATGCCGGGGTTTTCAGTGTCCCCAGCAAGGTATTGAGCTACCTCTGCGCCGGGCGGGGGATCTTGTTGGCGGTGCCACCGGAAAACCTCGCCGCGCGGATCGTGGCGGAAAACGGGGCCGGCATGGTCGTGCCGCCGACGGATGTCCCAGCTTTTGTGGCAGCGGCGCGGGAGATGCTGGCCGGGGATCTTTCCGGCTATGGGTCTGCCGCCCGGGCCTATGCGGAGCGCACGTTCGACATCGATGCCATCGCGGCTCGGTTTTTGGATGTGTTTAGCCTGGCAGGGGTGAGGGTCTAA
- a CDS encoding MATE family efflux transporter: protein METDETPDLHQAEEHPLRTVWMLAWPAVALNALQTVNSLLDSYFVSHLEGDALTAIGSATTTLFLLISLSMAVGVAATAMVSRAFGERNTAKYRESHQRCLSFAIYCSLLLTVAAIPLSGLAANFLVPKDAPHAANLMVQYLRIVSFVLLPSFVIQTLAGSLRGIGDTKSPMVISGMQIGMHIAFNYLLIFPPRQFGPVTVPGAGLGLNGAALALTLSAWISAGIYLVFVKRTELGEIGRLTPPPVDWAKRIFNLAAPAGLMSVVRVTSLMAFTGILTQIPEGKFAIGAIRPGFSIEALAFMPSFGLAIAASALVGQSLGMGRPDRASRLGWMAAHQAGIVSTVAAIGIFIFADPIANSVLQGKPEYAAQAASYLRHVCTTETLFGYAMVLLSAMQGAGDTKRPFWVTLLAMWALRVPLAAFLALGAVNFGIVSFPGLGMGSAGAWSSLAITQAVQGLACIWLWHLGRWKTARV from the coding sequence GTGGAGACCGACGAGACACCCGACCTGCACCAAGCCGAAGAGCACCCTCTAAGAACCGTGTGGATGCTTGCCTGGCCGGCGGTGGCGCTCAACGCACTCCAAACCGTCAATTCGCTGCTGGACAGCTACTTTGTCAGCCATCTTGAAGGCGATGCCCTTACCGCCATCGGTTCGGCCACCACCACCCTTTTCCTCCTCATCAGCCTCTCCATGGCCGTTGGGGTTGCCGCCACCGCCATGGTCAGCCGGGCGTTTGGCGAAAGGAACACGGCCAAATACCGCGAATCGCACCAGCGGTGCTTGAGTTTTGCCATTTATTGCAGTCTGCTTCTCACGGTCGCCGCAATCCCCTTATCGGGGCTGGCGGCCAACTTCTTGGTGCCCAAAGATGCCCCCCACGCGGCAAACCTCATGGTCCAGTATTTGCGGATCGTCAGCTTTGTCCTGTTGCCGAGTTTCGTCATCCAAACCTTGGCGGGCTCCCTCCGGGGGATTGGGGACACCAAATCGCCGATGGTGATTTCGGGCATGCAGATCGGCATGCACATCGCATTCAACTACCTGCTGATCTTCCCTCCTCGGCAATTTGGGCCGGTGACGGTGCCCGGTGCGGGGCTGGGACTCAACGGGGCGGCCCTGGCCCTCACCCTTTCGGCCTGGATCTCCGCCGGGATCTACCTGGTCTTTGTGAAACGGACGGAGTTGGGAGAAATCGGTCGGCTGACGCCCCCGCCGGTCGACTGGGCCAAACGCATTTTCAACCTCGCAGCCCCCGCCGGGTTGATGTCGGTGGTGCGGGTGACCTCCCTGATGGCCTTCACCGGGATCCTCACCCAAATCCCAGAAGGCAAATTCGCTATCGGGGCGATCCGGCCCGGGTTTTCCATCGAAGCCCTCGCGTTCATGCCATCGTTCGGCTTGGCCATCGCCGCTTCTGCCTTGGTGGGGCAATCCCTGGGGATGGGCCGGCCCGACCGGGCAAGCCGGCTCGGCTGGATGGCCGCCCACCAGGCCGGAATCGTCAGCACCGTGGCGGCAATCGGGATCTTCATTTTTGCGGATCCGATCGCCAACAGCGTCTTGCAGGGCAAGCCAGAATATGCCGCCCAAGCCGCAAGCTATCTCCGCCATGTCTGCACGACAGAGACCCTCTTCGGCTATGCCATGGTGCTGCTGAGCGCCATGCAAGGGGCGGGCGACACCAAACGCCCGTTTTGGGTGACCCTGCTGGCCATGTGGGCGCTCCGGGTTCCATTGGCCGCATTCCTTGCCCTGGGGGCCGTCAACTTTGGGATTGTTTCGTTCCCGGGCCTTGGCATGGGGTCTGCCGGGGCGTGGTCGTCCTTGGCCATCACCCAAGCGGTCCAGGGGTTGGCTTGTATTTGGTTGTGGCACCTCGGAAGGTGGAAAACAGCGAGGGTTTAA
- a CDS encoding ABC transporter permease: MAFRDAIQSLFENIRGSLLSTVGVAVASIAILLLVSIGLGVQKDITGQIDGLGADLLIVVPGRIDLGSFNPNIGGKSFLTPQSADEIARLDGVKHVAQLSFAGGGIQAEKLEAYPVIIAATPEWLGMQPGKLKEGRYFTPQEAKGRFCVIGSIAADELFPNSSAVGKNVTVNGEPYRVVGVIQDQHSESSPFSAFSLVNVVYIPLPYIQSTQQNVQIDRIMVQIDNSVDPKLLLPKIKQVLGRRLQDSQFSVLTQEDLLKLVFDVLGILGTLVVGLTSIALAVGGLGIMTVMLMSVGERTREIGVRLAVGASRRAIFRQFLLESALIGLAGVLMGLAVSAATIYAIAATTSIKPLLTGGTVAMTLATGVGLGILFGVAPAAKASRMHPVECLRHE, translated from the coding sequence ATGGCCTTCCGCGATGCGATCCAGTCCCTGTTCGAAAACATCCGCGGATCGTTACTCAGCACAGTCGGGGTTGCCGTCGCCTCCATTGCCATTCTGCTCCTTGTCAGCATCGGCCTTGGCGTGCAAAAGGACATCACGGGTCAAATCGATGGGCTGGGGGCCGACCTGCTCATCGTGGTGCCAGGGCGGATAGACCTCGGTTCGTTCAACCCCAATATCGGCGGCAAATCGTTCCTCACCCCCCAATCAGCCGACGAAATCGCCCGCTTGGATGGCGTCAAGCACGTGGCCCAACTCAGCTTTGCCGGCGGAGGAATCCAAGCGGAAAAGCTGGAAGCCTATCCAGTCATCATCGCCGCAACCCCGGAATGGCTGGGGATGCAACCCGGCAAACTCAAAGAAGGACGGTACTTCACTCCGCAAGAAGCCAAGGGCCGGTTCTGCGTGATCGGTTCGATCGCCGCCGATGAGCTTTTTCCCAATTCGTCGGCGGTCGGCAAAAACGTCACCGTCAACGGAGAGCCCTACCGAGTGGTCGGCGTCATCCAAGACCAGCACTCAGAATCCAGCCCGTTCTCGGCATTCAGCTTGGTCAATGTCGTCTATATCCCGCTCCCCTACATCCAATCCACCCAACAAAATGTCCAGATCGACCGGATCATGGTGCAGATCGACAACAGTGTGGATCCTAAATTGCTCCTTCCCAAAATCAAGCAGGTTCTGGGGAGGCGGCTCCAGGATTCGCAGTTTTCCGTGCTGACCCAAGAAGATTTGCTCAAGCTTGTTTTTGATGTGTTGGGGATCTTGGGGACTTTGGTTGTGGGGCTGACTTCGATTGCCCTTGCCGTCGGTGGGCTCGGCATCATGACGGTCATGCTGATGTCCGTTGGCGAGCGAACCAGGGAGATCGGAGTCCGGCTCGCGGTCGGGGCCAGCCGTCGTGCAATTTTCCGGCAGTTCCTCCTTGAAAGCGCCCTCATCGGCCTTGCCGGAGTCCTGATGGGGCTCGCGGTTAGTGCCGCCACCATTTACGCCATTGCGGCCACAACCTCCATCAAGCCGCTACTGACCGGGGGCACAGTCGCCATGACTTTGGCAACTGGAGTGGGGTTGGGGATTCTGTTCGGGGTCGCGCCCGCCGCTAAGGCCTCGCGGATGCACCCGGTTGAGTGCCTCCGCCACGAATAG
- a CDS encoding prepilin-type N-terminal cleavage/methylation domain-containing protein has product MKRAFTLIELLVVIAIIAILAAILFPVFAQAKVAAKKAKSLAEIKQMGTATVIYLSDYDDLFPQGYGYYAGCATGWCLNYYHDVPGDLRSTNAAWLSFMNATPVNATNPYRKNYQMTAIDGQIRNVYTGTFLKEPATVGYTYNGLLAGYSNTAINRVSNTPMWHSYWGNLNFKGATITSPALYCATATNLTCNYVPATPTCSSANGQWTVVIIFGGANGQSQFGSHHVFGNGENYVYADSSAKFKRLGMTLNGASDFRNDPWTRYDSAARPGGGWYDQYYCHIYSFTPDWDGTVPTAPFEEVWY; this is encoded by the coding sequence ATGAAGCGTGCCTTTACATTGATTGAACTGCTGGTGGTCATTGCCATCATCGCAATCCTGGCCGCCATCTTGTTCCCCGTTTTCGCTCAAGCCAAAGTGGCTGCAAAGAAAGCGAAGAGCTTGGCTGAAATCAAGCAAATGGGGACGGCGACCGTCATCTACCTCAGCGACTACGACGACCTGTTCCCGCAAGGTTACGGCTACTATGCTGGCTGCGCAACCGGTTGGTGCTTGAACTACTACCACGACGTTCCGGGCGACCTCCGCTCCACCAACGCCGCTTGGCTGTCGTTCATGAACGCCACCCCGGTCAACGCCACCAACCCGTACCGCAAGAACTACCAAATGACGGCTATCGACGGTCAAATCCGCAACGTCTACACCGGTACGTTCTTGAAGGAACCGGCAACCGTCGGCTACACCTACAACGGCCTCCTCGCCGGCTACAGCAACACGGCCATCAACCGCGTGAGCAACACGCCGATGTGGCACAGCTACTGGGGCAACCTGAACTTCAAGGGTGCCACCATCACCAGCCCGGCCCTCTACTGCGCCACCGCCACCAACCTGACGTGTAACTACGTGCCGGCCACGCCGACCTGTAGCAGCGCCAACGGCCAATGGACCGTCGTCATCATCTTCGGTGGTGCCAACGGCCAAAGCCAATTCGGTTCGCACCACGTCTTTGGCAACGGTGAAAACTACGTCTACGCTGACAGCTCCGCCAAGTTCAAACGGCTCGGCATGACGCTGAACGGCGCATCTGACTTCCGCAACGACCCGTGGACCCGCTACGACAGCGCGGCCCGCCCGGGTGGCGGCTGGTACGACCAGTACTACTGCCACATCTACTCCTTCACCCCGGACTGGGACGGCACCGTCCCGACCGCTCCGTTCGAAGAGGTGTGGTACTAA
- a CDS encoding NAD-dependent epimerase/dehydratase family protein, which translates to MSEGKVLVAGAGGFIGGHLVEYLKNKGVSNIVAVDKKPYSEWYQVHDYAENKVLDLQYLDACEKSLEGGVTTVYNLAADMGGMGFIENNKALCMLSVLINTHLLEAARHQGKVNRFFYASSACVYNGEKQQDTNNPGLKEEDAYPALAEDGYGWEKLFSERMCRHFMEDFGITTRVARFHNVYGPFGTYDGGREKAPAAMCRKVIAAKLSGNHAMEIWGDGEQTRSFMYIDDCTYGIDRIMDSHIEYPINLGSDEMVSINQLVDIVEEIAGIKMERSYNLDAPKGVRGRSSDNTLIKKELDWAPSIALKDGMAKTYAWIYDQMTAKAAV; encoded by the coding sequence ATGTCGGAAGGAAAAGTTCTCGTTGCAGGTGCCGGTGGGTTCATCGGCGGACACCTGGTTGAATACCTCAAAAACAAAGGGGTTTCAAACATCGTCGCGGTCGATAAAAAGCCGTATTCGGAGTGGTACCAAGTCCACGATTACGCCGAAAACAAAGTGCTGGACCTGCAGTACTTGGATGCCTGCGAAAAATCGTTGGAAGGCGGGGTCACCACCGTTTACAACCTCGCCGCCGATATGGGCGGGATGGGGTTCATCGAAAACAACAAAGCCCTGTGCATGTTGAGCGTGCTCATCAACACGCACCTGTTGGAAGCGGCTCGGCACCAGGGCAAGGTCAACCGGTTCTTCTATGCCAGCTCGGCCTGTGTCTACAATGGCGAAAAGCAGCAAGACACCAACAACCCTGGCCTTAAGGAAGAAGATGCCTACCCCGCCCTGGCTGAAGACGGTTACGGCTGGGAAAAGCTGTTCAGCGAGCGCATGTGCCGGCACTTTATGGAAGATTTCGGGATCACGACCCGGGTTGCGCGTTTCCACAATGTCTATGGCCCCTTTGGCACCTACGATGGTGGCCGGGAAAAGGCACCGGCCGCCATGTGCCGCAAAGTGATCGCCGCCAAACTGAGCGGCAACCACGCCATGGAGATTTGGGGTGACGGCGAGCAAACCCGGAGCTTCATGTACATTGACGATTGCACGTACGGCATCGACCGAATCATGGATAGCCACATCGAGTACCCAATCAACCTGGGCAGCGACGAAATGGTATCCATCAACCAATTGGTTGACATCGTCGAAGAGATCGCCGGGATCAAGATGGAGCGAAGCTACAACCTTGATGCCCCCAAGGGCGTGCGAGGTCGCAGCAGCGATAACACCTTGATCAAGAAGGAACTGGACTGGGCGCCATCAATTGCGTTGAAAGACGGCATGGCAAAAACGTACGCCTGGATTTACGACCAGATGACGGCAAAGGCCGCGGTCTAA